CCAAAAGCCGCCGAGCTGCAGCCATCTCAGGGACCCTTCAACACCGAAATGCCATCCAGCCGCGACCAGCACTGGCATCACAGCGACGGAATACATCGGCCACTTGATGGCTGCCTTCCACAAACGGCGCCGATCGGCGTAACGGGATGCGACAGCCTGCGGCTCAGACATGGAAAGGTTCGGTTCCCGCAGGGCGAAGACCCATACATTTGAGCAGTAACCCTGGCCAGAAACGCCGCGGATGTCGGCTGATTGTTGTTTCAGCTCCCTCCTCTCCGCAGCCCAGCGGGGATGGATGGCCTGTGACGGCGATGAAGCGCTGCTGAGCCTTGCCCTACCGATCGCAGGGGTCGACCCGCTTCTGGCCTTGCCGCAGCTGGCGGAGCAGGAAAACTTGCAGGTGCTGTGGGACAGCGCCCCTGGCCTCTGCCTGGCTGCAGCAGGGCCCTGCCAGGAACTGGAGCTGGCTGGCAGTCGTCGCTTTGAACAGGCCCAGCGCTTCGCTGACCTCTGCCTCAGCCGCCTGCACGACACCGCACCGGAGAGCCCGGCCCATGCACGCCCCCGGGTGCTGCTGCGCTTCCGCTTCTTCGATCAGGTGAGTGAACGCCGCCGAAGTGAAGCGGTGGTTCCTTCAGTGCATGCGGTGCTGCCCCGCTGGCAGCTCAGCCGTCAGGGACGCCGCGGCTGGCTGCGGCTGAACGGGATCGTGAGCAGTGCAGCGGACTGCAGGGAGCTAGCGGAACAGCTCTGGCTCAAGCAGGAACAGCTGCTCAAGACGCCAACCACGCCAACAGCGCTTAAACCCCAGGCGCTGGTGGCGGCAACGGAACCGGAAACCTGGCGGCAGCGTTACGCCGCAGCACTCACCCACGGGATTGATCTGGTCAACAACGGCGACCTGCACAAACTGGTGCTGGCCGTGCAGCACCGCATCGTTTTGGCCGAAACGTTCGACCCCTTACCGCTGTTGAAAC
The Synechococcus sp. PROS-U-1 DNA segment above includes these coding regions:
- a CDS encoding isochorismate synthase MenF; the protein is MSADCCFSSLLSAAQRGWMACDGDEALLSLALPIAGVDPLLALPQLAEQENLQVLWDSAPGLCLAAAGPCQELELAGSRRFEQAQRFADLCLSRLHDTAPESPAHARPRVLLRFRFFDQVSERRRSEAVVPSVHAVLPRWQLSRQGRRGWLRLNGIVSSAADCRELAEQLWLKQEQLLKTPTTPTALKPQALVAATEPETWRQRYAAALTHGIDLVNNGDLHKLVLAVQHRIVLAETFDPLPLLKRLRRQQAGSCRFLWQRHAGDAFFGASPERLLSLRAGWLRSDALAGTAGQGDSGAQLLRSDKDRREHELVVETITDQLRRNGLSPRRRWQPQLARHGNLTHLHTPITAETHGQPVLSLAEQLHPTPAVAGLPRRDAMAWLRTLEPFERGSYAAPIGWIDSAGDAELRVAIRCGHARGCDLDLTAGAGLVRGSIAERELQEVGLKLAVLADQLELQTSARNRSIV